A single region of the Lepus europaeus isolate LE1 chromosome 1, mLepTim1.pri, whole genome shotgun sequence genome encodes:
- the CPA1 gene encoding carboxypeptidase A1, whose translation MRVLLIWSVLLGAALGSEDFVGHQVLRISAANEAQVQKVAELQDLEHLQLDFWRGPARPGSPIDVRVPFPSIQAVKIFLEAHGISYEIMIEDVQTLLDEEQEQMFAFRARATSTDTFNYATYHTLEEIYDFIDQLVAEHPQLVSKIQIGNTYEGRPIYVLKFSTGGNNRPAIWIDTGIHSREWVTQASGVWFAKKITEDYGQDPTVTSILDNLDVFLEIVTNPDGFAFTHSQNRMWRKTRSLTSGSFCIGVDPNRNWDAGFGKAGASSNPCSDTYHGKSANSEVEVKSIVDFVKNHGNIKAFISIHSYSQLLLYPYGYTSEPAPDQEELHQVAKSAVTALASLYGTKYQYGSIIDTIYQASGSTVDWTYNQGIKYSFTFELRDTGRYGFLLPASQIIPTAQETWLALLTIMEYTQTHPY comes from the exons ATGCGGGTGCTGCTGATTTGGAGTGTGCTtctgggggctgccctgggcagtgAGGACTTTGTGGG GCACCAGGTGCTCCGAATCTCTGCAGccaatgaggcccaagtacagaAGGTAGCGGAGCTACAGGACCTGGAGCACCTGCAG CTGGACTTCTGGCGGGGCCCTGCCCGACCTGGCTCCCCCATCGATGTGCGAGTGCCCTTCCCCAGCATCCAGGCCGTGAAAATCTTCCTGGAGGCCCACGGCATCAGCTACGAGATCATGATCGAAGATGTGCAGACGCTGCTGGACGAGGAGCAGGAGCAGATGTTTGCCTTCCGGGCCCGGGCCACCTCCACGGACACCTTCAACTATGCCACCTACCACACGCTGGAGGAG aTCTATGACTTCATAGACCAACTGGTGGCTGAGCACCCACAGCTCGTCAGCAAGATCCAGATTGGCAACACCTATGAAGGCCGGCCCATTTACGTGCTGAAG TTCAGCACCGGGGGGAACAACCGTCCCGCCATCTGGATTGACACGGGCATCCATTCCCGCGAGTGGGTGACCCAGGCCAGCGGGGTGTGGTTCGCCAAGAAG ATCACTGAAGACTATGGCCAGGACCCAACCGTCACCTCCATTCTGGATAACCTAGATGTCTTCCTGGAGATCGTCACCAACCCTGATGGTTTTGCCTTCACCCACAGCCAG AACCGCATGTGGCGCAAGACTCGGTCGCTCACGTCGGGCTCCTTCTGTATCGGGGTGGACCCCAACAGGAACTGGGACGCTGGCTTTGGGA AAGCCGGCGCCAGCAGCAACCCCTGCTCAGACACTTACCACGGCAAGTCGGCCAACTCCGAGGTGGAGGTCAAGTCCATCGTGGACTTTGTGAAGAACCACGGGAACATCAAGGCCTTCATCTCCATCCACAGCtactcccagctcctcctctacCCCTACGGCTACACCTCCGAGCCAGCCCCTGACCAGGAAGAGCTG CATCAGGTGGCCAAGTCTGCCGTGACGGCCCTGGCCTCTCTGTACGGGACCAAGTACCAGTACGGCAGCATCATCGACACCATCT atCAAGCCAGTGGAAGCACCGTGGACTGGACCTATAACCAGGGCATCAAGTATTCCTTCACCTTTGAGCTCCGCGACACCGGGCGCTACGGCTTCCTGCTGCCAGCCTCCCAGATCATCCCCACGGCCCAGGAGACGTGGCTGGCGCTTCTCACCATCATGGAGTACACCCAGACCCACCCCTACTGA